In one window of Ignavibacteriota bacterium DNA:
- a CDS encoding endonuclease/exonuclease/phosphatase family protein: MTFNIRYGTAPDGEQSWWNRKDCLFGVLRDTRPDILCLQEALRGQLDEIRAAFPEYAEAGVGRDDGKTEGEYAAILFRSARFEKRFDSTFWFSDTPDVPASKHWGNGIPRICTFVLLHDEQSDNDITVYNVHLDHESQPSREKSAAALLARIARRGSAAHVLVAGDFNAGPANAAVTSILAARVPGTADPLLYDMYASLHPDETSGTYHAYSGKERSQRIDLLLASPHIRAHAAQIIRSSCGMLWPSDHFPVLAICTLSP, encoded by the coding sequence ATGACTTTCAACATCCGCTACGGCACTGCGCCGGACGGAGAGCAGTCGTGGTGGAACAGAAAGGACTGTTTGTTCGGCGTGCTGCGCGACACACGGCCCGACATACTCTGTCTGCAGGAAGCGCTGCGCGGACAGCTCGACGAAATCCGCGCGGCCTTCCCCGAGTACGCGGAAGCGGGCGTGGGACGCGACGACGGCAAGACGGAAGGGGAGTACGCGGCCATACTGTTCCGCAGTGCGCGTTTCGAAAAACGATTCGACAGCACCTTTTGGTTTTCCGACACACCCGACGTGCCCGCCTCGAAGCACTGGGGGAACGGCATTCCGCGCATCTGCACATTCGTGCTCCTGCACGACGAGCAGAGCGACAACGACATCACCGTGTACAACGTGCATCTCGACCACGAATCGCAGCCCTCGCGCGAGAAAAGCGCAGCCGCCTTGCTCGCACGCATCGCGCGACGCGGAAGCGCCGCGCATGTGCTCGTCGCCGGAGATTTTAACGCCGGACCCGCCAACGCGGCAGTGACGTCCATACTGGCCGCGCGCGTTCCAGGCACAGCCGATCCGCTGCTGTACGACATGTACGCGTCCCTGCATCCGGACGAGACAAGCGGCACCTATCACGCATACAGCGGCAAGGAGCGCAGCCAGCGCATCGATCTCCTCCTTGCCTCACCACACATCCGCGCACACGCCGCGCAGATCATCCGCAGCTCCTGCGGCATGCTTTGGCCCTCGGATCATTTTCCCGTACTCGCCATCTGCACCCTCAGCCCGTAG